A part of Bombus huntii isolate Logan2020A chromosome 16, iyBomHunt1.1, whole genome shotgun sequence genomic DNA contains:
- the LOC126874295 gene encoding uncharacterized protein LOC126874295 isoform X2 produces the protein MEWVEIIEPRTKEHMYANLTTGECVWDPPPGVPVKKTDNNQWWELFDQNTSRFYYYNATSQKTVWHRPSDCDIIPLAKLQTLKQNTEPASSSGADTQKSTEPRKKESVSTQTQTPSVSRLTRFNHQESSNLSSSLQSGSVNKTRTSSVGVDLQTSPPSPSPSSRRHHHHHHHHHNNRHHRHHEVPTTRRQHNHSQDSGRSSDSSVSHSRTSLESTGYRLLDSPLRHHHRSVAQAPAIQAQSSPRQHSGTLEARGHKSGTLESVKNQKSVPLGEPPPLGLSLSTSTPLFKKKTFADSQREGRAGNLELEKNKNGRESSRGSYGPEPSTSPYRESLMESRFRQEMPPYRPPEVQLSHSYKSQGEKYGSLVESSNRYHRDRDREREIHHRERVNSLDKTNTSAFYPSSMHPRNMNKQDNTGSIGRRHHGCSVSLSEANVRDMYGAMLAERNEPSKSLVRGVGVLSNTSKQRSLEVAERERERERDREKEYRRNTACNNSLDCMPQPLARSYSFVQQQKQQQKLQQLHHHHQQQQQQQQQQQQQQSRRRDRDDDSMHERYLISQSHEQPRQRLSSNTSSSNSSNSSSNSAVGEETEGLTEVDDSKKKRSNGNPSPPPCFYGNLLPDDDHLLPLQHYILQQAKLSGCYKFGDPLLVEEGDDSLDEEGGRGEGIGGRADDDSDDQFADDEAASNQGDSSSQEYLEDHYADLGNYDTAGLATYYNTADTLTRPQVRPPSPPNIASQADTRETVTATTRQPPVPPSTAISSVPSVGIGVDNTDVDEARRDDSAGGGDIEKYAQDNLNLNCGRPKGLRLLFRKKFSVRDILSWSKDPIPQPMLVVVDGEKLLKREACNLFRLVQVYMGDRKANVGMTLDSVAMDIVNTAYSKPPLRDELYVQICRQTTENPRKESLRRGWELMAVCLAFVPPSATFEPYLEGYMNRHRDPNFQFSEVAKWPIHVQVSHYATVACRRLQRIGAHGKRQPRKATIEDIDQARIQIFRASMFGATLSEVMALQRDRFPNRELPWIQTTLTRQVLARGGILTEGIFRVSADADEVSALKSCLDRFEDGTILAASQDAHAPASLLKLWVRELYEPLIPDSFYTECVSMRHDDAEASAANVAALVDRLPDLNRRVLCHLIRFLQIFARPEVVARTKMDANNLAMVMAPNILRCTSQDPRVILENARKEMAFVRTLIESLETAWVDDLH, from the exons ATGGAATGGGTAGAAATTATAGAACCTCGCACCAAGGAGCATATGTATGCTAATCTCACAACTGGAGAATGTGTATGGGATCCTCCACCTGGTGTACCAGT GAAAAAGACAGATAACAATCAATGGTGGGAATTATTTGATCAAAATACTTcacgattttattattacaatgcgACATCCCAGAAAACTGTGTGGCACCGTCCAAGTGATTGCGACATCATTCCTTTAGCAAAGCTTCAG ACATTAAAGCAAAATACAGAACCAGCAAGTAGTAGTGGAGCCGATACTCAGAAATCAACCGAgccaagaaagaaagagtcTGTATCGACACAGACACAAACTCCTTCAGTCAGCCGATTAACAAGGTTTAATCATCAAGAAAGTTCCAATTTATCCTCTTCGTTG CAAAGTGGTAGTGTAAATAAAACGAGAACATCCAGTGTTGGCGTGGACCTTCAAACGTCTCCCCCTTCTCCATCTCCATCTTCAAGGCGGCATCATcatcaccaccaccaccatcatAATAATAGACATCATAGGCATCACGAAGTGCCCACAACACGACGTCAGCATAATCATTCTCAGGATTCTGGTCGATCTAGTGACAGTTCTGTTTCTCACAGTCGCACGTCTTTGGAATCGACCGGCTATCGATTGTTGGATTCTCCTCTTCGGCATCATCATCGTTCCGTCGCCCAGGCACCGGCAATTCAAGCACAATCTTCGCCCAGGCAACACAGCGGTACGTTGGAAGCTAGGGGACACAAGAGTGGCACTTTAGAAAGTGTGAAGAATCAGAAATCGGTACCGTTGGGTGAACCACCTCCATTAGGTTTGTCACTGTCAACTAGTACTCCCCTATTTAAGAAGAAGACGTTTGCTGATTCACAACGCGAGGGTAGGGCAGGGAATTTAGAATtggaaaagaataaaaatg GTAGAGAAAGTAGTAGAGGTTCGTACGGTCCTGAACCAAGTACTTCGCCATATCGGGAGTCATTGATGGAATCTAGATTTAGGCAAGAGATGCCTCCGTACCGTCCGCCAGAAGTTCAGTTGAGTCATAGTTATAAATCACAGGGTGAGAAGTATGGCTCCCTGGTGGAAAGCAGTAATCGTTATCATAGAGATAGAGATAGGGAAAGGGAAATTCATCATAGGGAAAGAGTAAATAGTTTGGACAAAACAAACACTTCAGCCTTTTATCCAAGTTCCATGCATCCGCGTAATATGAATAAGCAAGATAATACTGGTAGTATAGGTAGAAGGCATCATGGATGTTCAGTGTCGCTTTCAGAAGCGAATGTTAGAGATATGTACGGCGCAATGTTAGCCGAAAGAAATGAGCCTTCGAAGAGCCTTGTCAGAGGTGTGGGCGTTTTGAGCAATACGTCGAAGCAGAGAAGCCTCGAGGTTGCAGAACGAGAAAGAGAACGAGAGCGTGatagagaaaaagaatataGAAGGAATACTGCATGTAACAATTCGTTGGATT GCATGCCGCAGCCACTGGCTCGCAGTTACAGTTTTGTACAGCAGCAGAAACAGCAACAAAAGCTGCAACAATTGCATCATCATCatcagcagcaacagcagcaacagcagcagcagcagcagcaacagtCAAGAAGAAGAGATAGGGACGATGATTCTATGCACGAGCGTTATCTTATTAGTCAGAGTCACGAACAACCTAGACAAAGGCTTAGTAGTAATACTAGCAGTAGCAATAGCAGTAATAGTAGCAGCAATAGCGCTGTGGGCGAAGAAACAGAAGGGCTCACAGAGGTAGATGATAGTAAAAAGAAGAGGAGTAATGGTAATCCGAGTCCACCTCCGTGCTTTTATGGAAATCTGTTACCTGACGACGATCATTTGTTGCCGCTTCAGCATTATATTCTTCAGCAAGCAAAACTCTCAG GTTGTTACAAGTTTGGGGATCCGTTGTTAGTAGAAGAAGGTGATGATTCTTTGGACGAAGAGGGTGGAAGAGGCGAAGGTATTGGTGGAAGAGCCGATGACGATTCCGACGATCAGTTTGCGGATGACGAAGCAGCGAGCAATCAAGGTGATTCGTCCAGTCAAGAATACCTTGAAGATCACTATGCAG aTTTGGGTAACTACGATACTGCTGGATTAGCGACGTATTACAATACTGCTGACACTCTAACGAGGCCACAAGTACGACCACCGTCGCCACCGAATATCGCCTCGCAAGCCGATACAAGAGAAACCGTGACAGCAACTACAAGACAGCCGCCAGTTCCACCGTCTACCGCGATAAGTTCGGTTCCTAGCGTTGGTATCGGTGTGGACAACACAGACGTGGACGAGGCGAGGCGAGATGACAGCGCGGGCggtggcgacatcgagaaataCGCACAAGACAATCTTAACCTGAACTGCGGACGGCCGAAGGGACTGAGATTGTTGTTCCGGAAGAAGTTCAGCGTCCGCGACATTCTTAGTTGGTCTAAAGATCCTATACCACAGCCAATGCTGGTAGTCGTAGATGGTGAGAAGTTACTGAAACGGGAAGCCTGCAATCTGTTTAGGCTGGTGCAAGTGTACATGGGCGATCGGAAAGCTAACGTAGGAATGACATTAGACAGTGTAGCTATGGACATTGTGAATACAGCGTATTCGAAGCCGCCATTACGGGACGAATTATACGTCCAGATATGTAGACAAACTACAGAGAATCCAAGGAAAGAAAGTTTACGTAGAGGTTGGGAATTGATGGCTGTCTGTCTGGCGTTCGTGCCGCCCAGCGCTACGTTCGAGCCTTATCTCGAAGGCTATATGAACAGACATCGTGATCCGAATTTTCAGTTTTCGGAAGTGGCCAAGTGGCCGATTCACGTGCAAGTTAGTCATTATGCAACCGTCGCCTGCCGTCGTTTACAACGAATTGGAGCACATGGCAAGCGACAGCCTCGCAAGGCCACTATAGAAGATATCGATCAAGCGAGA ATTCAGATTTTCCGGGCGTCCATGTTTGGGGCGACGTTATCGGAAGTAATGGCCCTGCAGAGAGACAGATTCCCAAATCGAGAGTTACCATGGATACAGACCACGTTGACGCGTCAAGTGCTTGCTCGAGGTGGTATCTTGACGGAGGGGATATTCAGAGTGTCCGCGGACGCGGACGAGGTCAGTGCTTTAAAGTCGTGCCTGGACAGGTTCGAGGATGGTACGATTTTGGCAGCTTCTCAAGATGCTCATGCACCCGCATCTTTGTTAAAATTATGGGTTCGAGAGCTTTACGAACCGTTGATACCTGATTCCTTTTACACGGAATGCGTGTCGATGAGGCACGATGATGCCGAAGCTTCCGCAGCCAATGTCGCCGCGCTTGTAGATCGTCTGCCTGATTTGAATCGTCGTGTTCTTTGTCATCTAATACGATTCCTTCAG ATTTTCGCCAGGCCGGAAGTCGTTGCCCGTACTAAAATGGATGCAAACAATTTAGCAATGGTGATGGCACCAAATATACTGCGCTGTACCTCGCAAGATCCCCGCGTGATCTTGGAAAATGCACGAAAAGAAATGGCTTTTGTTCGTACTCTTATCGAGTCATTAGAAACTGCTTGGGTCGATGATCTTCACTGA
- the LOC126874295 gene encoding uncharacterized protein LOC126874295 isoform X3 yields the protein MASDGKKTDNNQWWELFDQNTSRFYYYNATSQKTVWHRPSDCDIIPLAKLQTLKQNTEPASSSGADTQKSTEPRKKESVSTQTQTPSVSRLTRFNHQESSNLSSSLQSGSVNKTRTSSVGVDLQTSPPSPSPSSRRHHHHHHHHHNNRHHRHHEVPTTRRQHNHSQDSGRSSDSSVSHSRTSLESTGYRLLDSPLRHHHRSVAQAPAIQAQSSPRQHSGTLEARGHKSGTLESVKNQKSVPLGEPPPLGLSLSTSTPLFKKKTFADSQREGRAGNLELEKNKNGRESSRGSYGPEPSTSPYRESLMESRFRQEMPPYRPPEVQLSHSYKSQGEKYGSLVESSNRYHRDRDREREIHHRERVNSLDKTNTSAFYPSSMHPRNMNKQDNTGSIGRRHHGCSVSLSEANVRDMYGAMLAERNEPSKSLVRGVGVLSNTSKQRSLEVAERERERERDREKEYRRNTACNNSLDCMPQPLARSYSFVQQQKQQQKLQQLHHHHQQQQQQQQQQQQQQSRRRDRDDDSMHERYLISQSHEQPRQRLSSNTSSSNSSNSSSNSAVGEETEGLTEVDDSKKKRSNGNPSPPPCFYGNLLPDDDHLLPLQHYILQQAKLSGCYKFGDPLLVEEGDDSLDEEGGRGEGIGGRADDDSDDQFADDEAASNQGDSSSQEYLEDHYADLGNYDTAGLATYYNTADTLTRPQVRPPSPPNIASQADTRETVTATTRQPPVPPSTAISSVPSVGIGVDNTDVDEARRDDSAGGGDIEKYAQDNLNLNCGRPKGLRLLFRKKFSVRDILSWSKDPIPQPMLVVVDGEKLLKREACNLFRLVQVYMGDRKANVGMTLDSVAMDIVNTAYSKPPLRDELYVQICRQTTENPRKESLRRGWELMAVCLAFVPPSATFEPYLEGYMNRHRDPNFQFSEVAKWPIHVQVSHYATVACRRLQRIGAHGKRQPRKATIEDIDQARIQIFRASMFGATLSEVMALQRDRFPNRELPWIQTTLTRQVLARGGILTEGIFRVSADADEVSALKSCLDRFEDGTILAASQDAHAPASLLKLWVRELYEPLIPDSFYTECVSMRHDDAEASAANVAALVDRLPDLNRRVLCHLIRFLQIFARPEVVARTKMDANNLAMVMAPNILRCTSQDPRVILENARKEMAFVRTLIESLETAWVDDLH from the exons ATGGCTTCCGACGG GAAAAAGACAGATAACAATCAATGGTGGGAATTATTTGATCAAAATACTTcacgattttattattacaatgcgACATCCCAGAAAACTGTGTGGCACCGTCCAAGTGATTGCGACATCATTCCTTTAGCAAAGCTTCAG ACATTAAAGCAAAATACAGAACCAGCAAGTAGTAGTGGAGCCGATACTCAGAAATCAACCGAgccaagaaagaaagagtcTGTATCGACACAGACACAAACTCCTTCAGTCAGCCGATTAACAAGGTTTAATCATCAAGAAAGTTCCAATTTATCCTCTTCGTTG CAAAGTGGTAGTGTAAATAAAACGAGAACATCCAGTGTTGGCGTGGACCTTCAAACGTCTCCCCCTTCTCCATCTCCATCTTCAAGGCGGCATCATcatcaccaccaccaccatcatAATAATAGACATCATAGGCATCACGAAGTGCCCACAACACGACGTCAGCATAATCATTCTCAGGATTCTGGTCGATCTAGTGACAGTTCTGTTTCTCACAGTCGCACGTCTTTGGAATCGACCGGCTATCGATTGTTGGATTCTCCTCTTCGGCATCATCATCGTTCCGTCGCCCAGGCACCGGCAATTCAAGCACAATCTTCGCCCAGGCAACACAGCGGTACGTTGGAAGCTAGGGGACACAAGAGTGGCACTTTAGAAAGTGTGAAGAATCAGAAATCGGTACCGTTGGGTGAACCACCTCCATTAGGTTTGTCACTGTCAACTAGTACTCCCCTATTTAAGAAGAAGACGTTTGCTGATTCACAACGCGAGGGTAGGGCAGGGAATTTAGAATtggaaaagaataaaaatg GTAGAGAAAGTAGTAGAGGTTCGTACGGTCCTGAACCAAGTACTTCGCCATATCGGGAGTCATTGATGGAATCTAGATTTAGGCAAGAGATGCCTCCGTACCGTCCGCCAGAAGTTCAGTTGAGTCATAGTTATAAATCACAGGGTGAGAAGTATGGCTCCCTGGTGGAAAGCAGTAATCGTTATCATAGAGATAGAGATAGGGAAAGGGAAATTCATCATAGGGAAAGAGTAAATAGTTTGGACAAAACAAACACTTCAGCCTTTTATCCAAGTTCCATGCATCCGCGTAATATGAATAAGCAAGATAATACTGGTAGTATAGGTAGAAGGCATCATGGATGTTCAGTGTCGCTTTCAGAAGCGAATGTTAGAGATATGTACGGCGCAATGTTAGCCGAAAGAAATGAGCCTTCGAAGAGCCTTGTCAGAGGTGTGGGCGTTTTGAGCAATACGTCGAAGCAGAGAAGCCTCGAGGTTGCAGAACGAGAAAGAGAACGAGAGCGTGatagagaaaaagaatataGAAGGAATACTGCATGTAACAATTCGTTGGATT GCATGCCGCAGCCACTGGCTCGCAGTTACAGTTTTGTACAGCAGCAGAAACAGCAACAAAAGCTGCAACAATTGCATCATCATCatcagcagcaacagcagcaacagcagcagcagcagcagcaacagtCAAGAAGAAGAGATAGGGACGATGATTCTATGCACGAGCGTTATCTTATTAGTCAGAGTCACGAACAACCTAGACAAAGGCTTAGTAGTAATACTAGCAGTAGCAATAGCAGTAATAGTAGCAGCAATAGCGCTGTGGGCGAAGAAACAGAAGGGCTCACAGAGGTAGATGATAGTAAAAAGAAGAGGAGTAATGGTAATCCGAGTCCACCTCCGTGCTTTTATGGAAATCTGTTACCTGACGACGATCATTTGTTGCCGCTTCAGCATTATATTCTTCAGCAAGCAAAACTCTCAG GTTGTTACAAGTTTGGGGATCCGTTGTTAGTAGAAGAAGGTGATGATTCTTTGGACGAAGAGGGTGGAAGAGGCGAAGGTATTGGTGGAAGAGCCGATGACGATTCCGACGATCAGTTTGCGGATGACGAAGCAGCGAGCAATCAAGGTGATTCGTCCAGTCAAGAATACCTTGAAGATCACTATGCAG aTTTGGGTAACTACGATACTGCTGGATTAGCGACGTATTACAATACTGCTGACACTCTAACGAGGCCACAAGTACGACCACCGTCGCCACCGAATATCGCCTCGCAAGCCGATACAAGAGAAACCGTGACAGCAACTACAAGACAGCCGCCAGTTCCACCGTCTACCGCGATAAGTTCGGTTCCTAGCGTTGGTATCGGTGTGGACAACACAGACGTGGACGAGGCGAGGCGAGATGACAGCGCGGGCggtggcgacatcgagaaataCGCACAAGACAATCTTAACCTGAACTGCGGACGGCCGAAGGGACTGAGATTGTTGTTCCGGAAGAAGTTCAGCGTCCGCGACATTCTTAGTTGGTCTAAAGATCCTATACCACAGCCAATGCTGGTAGTCGTAGATGGTGAGAAGTTACTGAAACGGGAAGCCTGCAATCTGTTTAGGCTGGTGCAAGTGTACATGGGCGATCGGAAAGCTAACGTAGGAATGACATTAGACAGTGTAGCTATGGACATTGTGAATACAGCGTATTCGAAGCCGCCATTACGGGACGAATTATACGTCCAGATATGTAGACAAACTACAGAGAATCCAAGGAAAGAAAGTTTACGTAGAGGTTGGGAATTGATGGCTGTCTGTCTGGCGTTCGTGCCGCCCAGCGCTACGTTCGAGCCTTATCTCGAAGGCTATATGAACAGACATCGTGATCCGAATTTTCAGTTTTCGGAAGTGGCCAAGTGGCCGATTCACGTGCAAGTTAGTCATTATGCAACCGTCGCCTGCCGTCGTTTACAACGAATTGGAGCACATGGCAAGCGACAGCCTCGCAAGGCCACTATAGAAGATATCGATCAAGCGAGA ATTCAGATTTTCCGGGCGTCCATGTTTGGGGCGACGTTATCGGAAGTAATGGCCCTGCAGAGAGACAGATTCCCAAATCGAGAGTTACCATGGATACAGACCACGTTGACGCGTCAAGTGCTTGCTCGAGGTGGTATCTTGACGGAGGGGATATTCAGAGTGTCCGCGGACGCGGACGAGGTCAGTGCTTTAAAGTCGTGCCTGGACAGGTTCGAGGATGGTACGATTTTGGCAGCTTCTCAAGATGCTCATGCACCCGCATCTTTGTTAAAATTATGGGTTCGAGAGCTTTACGAACCGTTGATACCTGATTCCTTTTACACGGAATGCGTGTCGATGAGGCACGATGATGCCGAAGCTTCCGCAGCCAATGTCGCCGCGCTTGTAGATCGTCTGCCTGATTTGAATCGTCGTGTTCTTTGTCATCTAATACGATTCCTTCAG ATTTTCGCCAGGCCGGAAGTCGTTGCCCGTACTAAAATGGATGCAAACAATTTAGCAATGGTGATGGCACCAAATATACTGCGCTGTACCTCGCAAGATCCCCGCGTGATCTTGGAAAATGCACGAAAAGAAATGGCTTTTGTTCGTACTCTTATCGAGTCATTAGAAACTGCTTGGGTCGATGATCTTCACTGA
- the LOC126874295 gene encoding uncharacterized protein LOC126874295 isoform X1: MASDGRMEWVEIIEPRTKEHMYANLTTGECVWDPPPGVPVKKTDNNQWWELFDQNTSRFYYYNATSQKTVWHRPSDCDIIPLAKLQTLKQNTEPASSSGADTQKSTEPRKKESVSTQTQTPSVSRLTRFNHQESSNLSSSLQSGSVNKTRTSSVGVDLQTSPPSPSPSSRRHHHHHHHHHNNRHHRHHEVPTTRRQHNHSQDSGRSSDSSVSHSRTSLESTGYRLLDSPLRHHHRSVAQAPAIQAQSSPRQHSGTLEARGHKSGTLESVKNQKSVPLGEPPPLGLSLSTSTPLFKKKTFADSQREGRAGNLELEKNKNGRESSRGSYGPEPSTSPYRESLMESRFRQEMPPYRPPEVQLSHSYKSQGEKYGSLVESSNRYHRDRDREREIHHRERVNSLDKTNTSAFYPSSMHPRNMNKQDNTGSIGRRHHGCSVSLSEANVRDMYGAMLAERNEPSKSLVRGVGVLSNTSKQRSLEVAERERERERDREKEYRRNTACNNSLDCMPQPLARSYSFVQQQKQQQKLQQLHHHHQQQQQQQQQQQQQQSRRRDRDDDSMHERYLISQSHEQPRQRLSSNTSSSNSSNSSSNSAVGEETEGLTEVDDSKKKRSNGNPSPPPCFYGNLLPDDDHLLPLQHYILQQAKLSGCYKFGDPLLVEEGDDSLDEEGGRGEGIGGRADDDSDDQFADDEAASNQGDSSSQEYLEDHYADLGNYDTAGLATYYNTADTLTRPQVRPPSPPNIASQADTRETVTATTRQPPVPPSTAISSVPSVGIGVDNTDVDEARRDDSAGGGDIEKYAQDNLNLNCGRPKGLRLLFRKKFSVRDILSWSKDPIPQPMLVVVDGEKLLKREACNLFRLVQVYMGDRKANVGMTLDSVAMDIVNTAYSKPPLRDELYVQICRQTTENPRKESLRRGWELMAVCLAFVPPSATFEPYLEGYMNRHRDPNFQFSEVAKWPIHVQVSHYATVACRRLQRIGAHGKRQPRKATIEDIDQARIQIFRASMFGATLSEVMALQRDRFPNRELPWIQTTLTRQVLARGGILTEGIFRVSADADEVSALKSCLDRFEDGTILAASQDAHAPASLLKLWVRELYEPLIPDSFYTECVSMRHDDAEASAANVAALVDRLPDLNRRVLCHLIRFLQIFARPEVVARTKMDANNLAMVMAPNILRCTSQDPRVILENARKEMAFVRTLIESLETAWVDDLH, from the exons ATGGCTTCCGACGG TAGAATGGAATGGGTAGAAATTATAGAACCTCGCACCAAGGAGCATATGTATGCTAATCTCACAACTGGAGAATGTGTATGGGATCCTCCACCTGGTGTACCAGT GAAAAAGACAGATAACAATCAATGGTGGGAATTATTTGATCAAAATACTTcacgattttattattacaatgcgACATCCCAGAAAACTGTGTGGCACCGTCCAAGTGATTGCGACATCATTCCTTTAGCAAAGCTTCAG ACATTAAAGCAAAATACAGAACCAGCAAGTAGTAGTGGAGCCGATACTCAGAAATCAACCGAgccaagaaagaaagagtcTGTATCGACACAGACACAAACTCCTTCAGTCAGCCGATTAACAAGGTTTAATCATCAAGAAAGTTCCAATTTATCCTCTTCGTTG CAAAGTGGTAGTGTAAATAAAACGAGAACATCCAGTGTTGGCGTGGACCTTCAAACGTCTCCCCCTTCTCCATCTCCATCTTCAAGGCGGCATCATcatcaccaccaccaccatcatAATAATAGACATCATAGGCATCACGAAGTGCCCACAACACGACGTCAGCATAATCATTCTCAGGATTCTGGTCGATCTAGTGACAGTTCTGTTTCTCACAGTCGCACGTCTTTGGAATCGACCGGCTATCGATTGTTGGATTCTCCTCTTCGGCATCATCATCGTTCCGTCGCCCAGGCACCGGCAATTCAAGCACAATCTTCGCCCAGGCAACACAGCGGTACGTTGGAAGCTAGGGGACACAAGAGTGGCACTTTAGAAAGTGTGAAGAATCAGAAATCGGTACCGTTGGGTGAACCACCTCCATTAGGTTTGTCACTGTCAACTAGTACTCCCCTATTTAAGAAGAAGACGTTTGCTGATTCACAACGCGAGGGTAGGGCAGGGAATTTAGAATtggaaaagaataaaaatg GTAGAGAAAGTAGTAGAGGTTCGTACGGTCCTGAACCAAGTACTTCGCCATATCGGGAGTCATTGATGGAATCTAGATTTAGGCAAGAGATGCCTCCGTACCGTCCGCCAGAAGTTCAGTTGAGTCATAGTTATAAATCACAGGGTGAGAAGTATGGCTCCCTGGTGGAAAGCAGTAATCGTTATCATAGAGATAGAGATAGGGAAAGGGAAATTCATCATAGGGAAAGAGTAAATAGTTTGGACAAAACAAACACTTCAGCCTTTTATCCAAGTTCCATGCATCCGCGTAATATGAATAAGCAAGATAATACTGGTAGTATAGGTAGAAGGCATCATGGATGTTCAGTGTCGCTTTCAGAAGCGAATGTTAGAGATATGTACGGCGCAATGTTAGCCGAAAGAAATGAGCCTTCGAAGAGCCTTGTCAGAGGTGTGGGCGTTTTGAGCAATACGTCGAAGCAGAGAAGCCTCGAGGTTGCAGAACGAGAAAGAGAACGAGAGCGTGatagagaaaaagaatataGAAGGAATACTGCATGTAACAATTCGTTGGATT GCATGCCGCAGCCACTGGCTCGCAGTTACAGTTTTGTACAGCAGCAGAAACAGCAACAAAAGCTGCAACAATTGCATCATCATCatcagcagcaacagcagcaacagcagcagcagcagcagcaacagtCAAGAAGAAGAGATAGGGACGATGATTCTATGCACGAGCGTTATCTTATTAGTCAGAGTCACGAACAACCTAGACAAAGGCTTAGTAGTAATACTAGCAGTAGCAATAGCAGTAATAGTAGCAGCAATAGCGCTGTGGGCGAAGAAACAGAAGGGCTCACAGAGGTAGATGATAGTAAAAAGAAGAGGAGTAATGGTAATCCGAGTCCACCTCCGTGCTTTTATGGAAATCTGTTACCTGACGACGATCATTTGTTGCCGCTTCAGCATTATATTCTTCAGCAAGCAAAACTCTCAG GTTGTTACAAGTTTGGGGATCCGTTGTTAGTAGAAGAAGGTGATGATTCTTTGGACGAAGAGGGTGGAAGAGGCGAAGGTATTGGTGGAAGAGCCGATGACGATTCCGACGATCAGTTTGCGGATGACGAAGCAGCGAGCAATCAAGGTGATTCGTCCAGTCAAGAATACCTTGAAGATCACTATGCAG aTTTGGGTAACTACGATACTGCTGGATTAGCGACGTATTACAATACTGCTGACACTCTAACGAGGCCACAAGTACGACCACCGTCGCCACCGAATATCGCCTCGCAAGCCGATACAAGAGAAACCGTGACAGCAACTACAAGACAGCCGCCAGTTCCACCGTCTACCGCGATAAGTTCGGTTCCTAGCGTTGGTATCGGTGTGGACAACACAGACGTGGACGAGGCGAGGCGAGATGACAGCGCGGGCggtggcgacatcgagaaataCGCACAAGACAATCTTAACCTGAACTGCGGACGGCCGAAGGGACTGAGATTGTTGTTCCGGAAGAAGTTCAGCGTCCGCGACATTCTTAGTTGGTCTAAAGATCCTATACCACAGCCAATGCTGGTAGTCGTAGATGGTGAGAAGTTACTGAAACGGGAAGCCTGCAATCTGTTTAGGCTGGTGCAAGTGTACATGGGCGATCGGAAAGCTAACGTAGGAATGACATTAGACAGTGTAGCTATGGACATTGTGAATACAGCGTATTCGAAGCCGCCATTACGGGACGAATTATACGTCCAGATATGTAGACAAACTACAGAGAATCCAAGGAAAGAAAGTTTACGTAGAGGTTGGGAATTGATGGCTGTCTGTCTGGCGTTCGTGCCGCCCAGCGCTACGTTCGAGCCTTATCTCGAAGGCTATATGAACAGACATCGTGATCCGAATTTTCAGTTTTCGGAAGTGGCCAAGTGGCCGATTCACGTGCAAGTTAGTCATTATGCAACCGTCGCCTGCCGTCGTTTACAACGAATTGGAGCACATGGCAAGCGACAGCCTCGCAAGGCCACTATAGAAGATATCGATCAAGCGAGA ATTCAGATTTTCCGGGCGTCCATGTTTGGGGCGACGTTATCGGAAGTAATGGCCCTGCAGAGAGACAGATTCCCAAATCGAGAGTTACCATGGATACAGACCACGTTGACGCGTCAAGTGCTTGCTCGAGGTGGTATCTTGACGGAGGGGATATTCAGAGTGTCCGCGGACGCGGACGAGGTCAGTGCTTTAAAGTCGTGCCTGGACAGGTTCGAGGATGGTACGATTTTGGCAGCTTCTCAAGATGCTCATGCACCCGCATCTTTGTTAAAATTATGGGTTCGAGAGCTTTACGAACCGTTGATACCTGATTCCTTTTACACGGAATGCGTGTCGATGAGGCACGATGATGCCGAAGCTTCCGCAGCCAATGTCGCCGCGCTTGTAGATCGTCTGCCTGATTTGAATCGTCGTGTTCTTTGTCATCTAATACGATTCCTTCAG ATTTTCGCCAGGCCGGAAGTCGTTGCCCGTACTAAAATGGATGCAAACAATTTAGCAATGGTGATGGCACCAAATATACTGCGCTGTACCTCGCAAGATCCCCGCGTGATCTTGGAAAATGCACGAAAAGAAATGGCTTTTGTTCGTACTCTTATCGAGTCATTAGAAACTGCTTGGGTCGATGATCTTCACTGA